A segment of the Superficieibacter sp. HKU1 genome:
TTCTGGAACCGTTCAGCAGAGCGCTTGTTTGGTTATACCGCTGAGGAAGTGCTTAACCGCAGCAGCAGAGTTATTGTCCCGGAAAGCTGGCTGCGCATTTATGAAGATGAAATCGAACGTCTTCGTCACGGCCAGGAACTGGCGCTGGCGGATAAAACGATTGAGCTGTCGGCATTACGAAAGGACGGCACCGAGTTTCCGGCCGAGTTTTCGCTCTCCACCTGGCACGAAGGTCATCTCACCAACGTCGGGGCCATTGTCAGAGATATTACCGAGCGCCAGGAAAATGAAGCCAGGCTATTCAAAATGGCCTCGCTGGATGCCCTGACCGATCTGCCCAATCGCGCCGCCTGGAGGCAGTGCGTCGTCAATTTTATGCAGGAAGCCCGCCCCGGCGCGATGCTCCTGCTCGACCTCGATGGCTTTAAAGAGGTCAACGATACGCAGGGGCACCTGGCTGGCGATGCGGTTCTGAAAGACGTTGGCCTGCGGCTGCGAGGATATTTTGACGAAGCCGTCATCATTGCCCGCCTGGGTGGGGATGAGTTTGTGGTCCTGCTTAACGATAACGATTTGCGGCTGGTGCGGTCTACGGCGGTTCAACTGATCGCCACCCTGTCTGAACCGTATGAGTTTGCCGGGCAGCATATTGAAATAGGGGTCAGCGTGGGCATTGCCCTTACCCCTCAACATGCCGCCAGACCGGAAGAGTTGCTGAGCGCGGCCGACCTTGCGCTCTATCGTGCTAAAGCGGCGGGTAAAGGGCGCTATGCCCTGTTCGAGCCCGCTTTTCGCGATGTCGCCGTAAACAGACGCCGTTTTAAAAGCGAACTTAAACAGGCGTTCGAAAACCATGAATTTGAGCTTTTCTACCAACCGCAGTTCAACACCGCCACCGGGGCGCTGATGGGCGCTGAAGCGCTTTTACGCTGGAATCATCCGCAGCGCGGGCTGCTGACGCCGCCGTCGTTTATTGAGACGCTTAACAATAAACCGTCTGCGCCAGCGATAGGCGAATGGATCCTGCGCACGGCGTGCGCGCAGGCTGCTGAATGGCGCGCTGTCGTGCCTCATTTCAGGATGGGGGTTAACCTTTTTGAAGCACAGTTTCGCTCCAGTAAGCTCGTCGATGTGGTTGGGGATGCCCTGGCACAGCTGGCATTACCACCCGAGGCCATCGAGCTGGAAATCACGGAAAATATTCTGCTGCGTCATGATGCCGCCACCCTCAAACTCTTGCAGGCGCTGAGGCAATCAGGGGTGGGTCTGGCCTTCGACGATTATGGCACCGGCTATGCCTCGCTCAGCTTTCTTAAGCGTTTCCCGATGACCCGGCTGAAAATTGACCGTTCGTTTATTCGCGATGTTCATACCGACCCGGGAAGCGAAGCGGTGGTGCGCGCCATTCTGTATTTAGGGCGAAGCTTTGGCATGGATGTGATTGCCGAAGGTGTGGAGACCGCCGCGCAGTTACAGTTCCTGAAAAGCCACCACTGCCCCGAAGTACAGGGGTATTTGTTAGGCAGACCGCTTCCTGCCGCCGCGTTCCGCGAGACATTCCTCCAGCAGTAATGTTACCTCCCGCCCCTGTTGGGTCCGCCACACAGGCTGTTGATGTCAACTATCCTTAACTCACGTTTCACTTTTACGTTAAGGGCAAGACGATGGCAAAAATGACCAGCGATTTCTTTATTGAACGACTGAAAGCATGGGGCGTCACCCGCATTTACGGCTATCCCGGCGACGGTATTAACGGTGTGCTTGGTGCCCTGCAACGCGCGAATAAGGCAGGTGATGGCATTGAGTTTATTCAGGTGCGCCATGAAGAAATGGCGGCGTTTATGGCGGCAGGCCACGCCAAATTCACCGGCGAACTGGGGGTATGCCTCTCCACCGGCGGACCGGGCGCAACCCACCTGCTGACCGGATTGTATGACGCGAAAATGGATCACGTCCCGGTGCTGGCTATTTCCGGTCAGGCGGAAGCCACCGCGCGCGGAGCAAGCTATCAGCAGGAGCTGAATCTCGATCGCGTCTTCGCCGATGTGGCGAACTTTGTGCAGGAGGTGGCTTCCCCCAGCCAGGTACGGCACCTGGTGGATCGCGGCGTTCGCATTGCGGTGGCCCAAAATGGCGTGACGGTTCTGATATTGCCGAAGGATATCCAGGAAGAACCCTGGCAGGATCTGCCGCATGTCCACGGTTTTACCCACTCAGGCCCGGGCTATCAGCGGCCAAAAGTGGTGCCTTATCAACAGGATCTGCAGCGGGCAGCGGATATCTTAAACGCCGGGAAGAAAGTGGCGATCCTCGTGGGCGCTGGCGCACGCGGTGCGGCGCTGGAGGTGGTGCAACTGGCCAACGTCCTTGGCGCGGGCGTGGCAAAAGCGCTGCTGGGCAAGGATGTGCTGGCGGATGACGCGCCTTTTATTACCGGCTCGATTGGCCTGCTGGGCACCAAACCCTCTTATGACATGATGATGAATTGCGACACGCTACTGATGATCGGCACCGGTTTCCCGTGGACCGAATTTCTGCCGAAAGAGGGACAGGCGCGCGCCGTGCAGGTAGATATCGATCCGGCGATGCTGGGACTGCGCTACCCGGTGGAGGTCAATTTGCACGGAGACTCGGCGGAAACCCTGCGTGAGCTACTGCCGCTGTTACAGCATAAAGACGACAGAAGCTGGCAGGAAGAGATTGCCCGCGGGGTTAAAGAGTGGTGGCAGACGCTGGAGGAACGGGCGATGGCCTCCGCCAGACCGGTTAACCCACAGCGGGTAGTATGGGAAATGTCCCCCCTGCTGCCGGACGACGCTATCGTCACGTCCGACTCCGGCTCCTGCGCCAACTGGTTCGCGCGTGATTACAAAGTGAAACAAGGTCAGCGCGCCTCGCTGTCAGGTGGTCTCGCCTGCATGGGCGCGGCAGTGCCTTACGCTATCGCGGCTAAATTTGCTTACCCGGCCAAAACGGTCGTCGCGCTGGTCGGCGACGGTGCGATGCAGATGAATAACATGGCGGAACTGATCACTATCCAGAAATACTGGCAGGGCTGGAGCGATCCGCGCTTGATTGTTTGCGTATTCAACAATCAGGATCTTAATCAGGTCACCTGGGAGCAGCGCGTGATGGAGGGTAATCCGCGCTTTGAGGCAACTCAGGATATCCCCGACGTCGGCTATGCCCGTTTCGCCGAGTCGCTGGGGTTGAAAGGTATTTTCGTTGACGATCCAGAGCGGTTGCAGAGCGCCTGGCAGGAAGCGTTAGCCGCCGATCGTCCGGTGGTGCTGGAGGTGAAAACCGATCCGGAAGTGGCCCCGCTGCCGCCGCATATCACCCTCAAGCAGGCGAAAGCCTTTATGGCGTCGATGGCTAAAGGGGATCGCTCTGCCGGGAAGGTGTTGGCCGATACCGCCAGTCAGCTCATTAATGAGATATTGCCCGGCAAAAAATCCTGACGCTCATGCGCGAGGCGACATAAAAGCCCCGGCGCAGTCGGAAGCGCGGCTATATGACCGGTCCAGGCGCGTGAACGGGCCGGTCATATCCCATCGTTAAACATTGTCGGGCGGCTACGCAGGATCCCTGCGTCAATCGACGCAACACGGGTTTTACCGCAAAACGCCATCGACAAATCGAATTCATTACGGATGATATTGAGCGCCAGGGTTACCCCCTCCTCGCCCAGCGCTCCCAGGCCATACAGCATGCTGCGCCCGATATAGGTTCCCTTCGCCCCCAGCGCAACCGCTTTCAGCACATCCTGTCCGGAACGAATACCGCCGTCGAAATGAACTTCGATTTGCCTGCCGACTGCCGCGGCAATCTCCGGCAACAGGGCAATCGATGACGACACGCCATCCAGCTGACGCCCGCCATGATTGGAGACAATCAGCGCATCGGCACCTGCCGCCACCGCCAGACGCGCATCCTCCACATCCATAATGCCCTTAACGATCAACGTGCCGCCCCAGCGCCGTTTGATCCACTCGATATCCTGCCAGGAGAGGCCCGGATCGAACTGCTGCGCGGTCCACTCCACCATTGCATCGATGTTATCAATACCGCGGGCATGACCAATGATATTGCCAAAATTACGATGCCGGGTGGCGAGCATCTTGCGGCACCAGCGCGGTTTACCGGCAATGTTCAGCAGATTACGCAGCGTCATTTTTGGCGGCGTCGACAGGCCATTTTTGATGTCTTTATGGCGCTGACCAAACACCTGAAGATCCATAGTCACGACCAGCGCGGTGCAGTTCGCGGCTTTCGCGCGGTCGATAAGACTGGCGACAAACTGGCGATCGCGCATGACGTAGAGCTGGAACCAGAACGGATGGTAATCCGTCGCCTGCGCCACGGTTTCAAGCGAACAAATACTCATGGTCGACAGCGTAAAGGGGATGCCAAATCTTTTCGCCGCACGCGCCGCAAGAATTTCACCATCGGGATGGATCATGCCGGTTAAGCCGGTGGGCGCAATCGCCACTGGCATCGCCACCTTTTGTCCAGCCATCACGCTGGCCGTGCTGCGCCCGGCAATATCCACCGCCACCCGCTGACGAAACTCCAGGCGACGTAAATCGGCTTCGTTGGCGCGATAGCTGTATTCAGTCCACGAGCCGGCATCCACATAGTCATAAAACATTTTTGGCACCCGCTTACGCGCCAGCTGCCGTAATTCCTCAATACAGGTAATGGTCACATCCGTTATCCAGTAAAAGAGGGCTAAATAACGAAGATTTAGCCATGCCAGTAATAAAAAGAAATCAGGACTTAACGTAATCGGTATAGGCGTTCTGCAAAACAATATGATCGGCAATATATTTAGCATCGTGCCATACGCCGTAAATAAAGGAGGAGGCGCGATTTACCAGATTTGGCAGGCCAAGGAAATAAATACCGCGCTCGGCGGAAATACCGCGTTTGTGAAACGGTAACCCGTTTTCGTCGAAGGCATCCACCTGCAACCAGCTAAAATCAAATTTAAAGCCGGTCGCCCAGATAATCGTGGTAATACCCGCCGCGGCAATATCCAGCTGCATCAGCGGGTTGATCAGGCATTCCGGGTCCGGCAGCAGTTCCCACGCCTGCGGCTCCGGCGGCAAATCCAGCCCGTTGCGTTCAATATAAGCATCCGCATCGCGCAGCACGTCAAAGTAGGCTTTATCGCCCGCAGCGATATTCTCCGCCAGCCCCCCGGCAAAGCTCAGCACGCCGTTATCCCAGTTTTTGGTGATGCCCACTAGCGTAATGCCCATATGCGCCAGGCGGCGGAAATCCACGGTTTTGCCCCCTTCATAACCGCTCACCGCAAAGGCCACGTGCTCTTTCTTCGGCTTGATTTTCACTTCATCCCACAGGCCGAGCGCACCCAGCCACCAGCAGTAATCACGGTTGCGGTAAGCGCGCGGCGGACGATAATGCTCGCCGACCGACAGATACACGTCCCGGCCCGATTGACGCAGTTCTTCGGCAATTTGCGTTCCCGACGCGCCCGCACCTACCACCAGCACGCCGCCGGCGGGCAGCTGCTGCGGATTTTTGTAGACGGAAGAGTGGATCTGCTGCACCCCGGCGGTTGGCGGCACGATCTGCGGGAATGACGGTTTCTGGAACGGGCCGGTCGCGGCCACCACATTGTCAGCCTCAAATTCACCGGCAGAGGTCACCACCCTGAATCCGCTGCGTCCTGCCAGGCGCGTCACCTGATGCACGTCAACGCCGGTGCGTACTGGCGCATCCAGCATCCTGGCATAGTCTTCGAAATACTGCGCCATGCGCTCTTTCGGCGGGAAGGCTTCCTGAGAAATATTGTCGAATTTCAGCGACGGGAAGCGATCGTGCCAGGCCGGACCATTCGCCACCAGCGAATCCCAGCGTTCAGAGCGCCAGCGCTCCGCGATACGGCTGCGCTCAAGTACCACGTGCGGCACGCCCATCAGCGCCAGATGTTCACTCATGGCAATCCCCGCCTGACCTGCGCCAACAATAACGGTATTCATTTTTTCTACTGACATATTGAATTCCTAAATATGATCGCCGCACTCTTTTCAGCAGGTGGCGTATTAATGACAATCAGGTTTTTTAATGCCGCGCGTCGGCAAATCCAAAGAGCATTGAGTTCCTGTTTATTAATGTCTGACTTCAACGTTTAATACTTTCCCCAGACCTAAAAATTTATTGGCAATAACTAACATGGTCGCGGTGACGGCAATATAAATAACCGACAGGGCTGCCAGCGTCGGGTCAGCAAATTCACGCACGTAGTTATACATCGCCACCGGTAACGTCTGTGTTGCCTGGGTGGTAATAAACAACGAGGCGGTAAATTCGTTAAAGGAGAGGATCGCGGCAAACAGCCAGCCGCCAAACAGCCCCGGCAAAATCAGCGGCACGGTAATGGTCCACACCACGCGTAGCGGCGAGGCACCAAGACTGGCCGCCGCCAGTTCAATACGCTGTTCAAGGTTTTTCAGCGATACATACACGCTGCGCAGCACAAACGGCAGTACCAGCACGATGTGGCAGAAAATCACCAGCGGATAGCCGCGTCCGAGGTTGAGCTGCGATACCAGCATCAGCAGGCCCAGACCAATGGTGAAGTGCGGGATAAACAGCGGCGACAGCAGGATCCCTTCCAGTACCTGTTTGCACGGGAACGAATAGCGTTCAATGGCAATCGCCAGCGTGGCACCGATGATCACCGCCAGCGACGATGCCCAGGCGGTGACAATCAGCCCGGAAAAGAAGCCGTGACGAAAATCATCGTAGCTCACCGCCCGCTCGAACCAGCGCAGCGACCATCCCTTTGGCGGGAAGAACAACACGGAGGTGCTGCTGAACGAGGAGATGAATACCACGATCGTCGGCAGCATCACAAAGATCAGAATAGCGGCGACCAGCAGGCGGCCCGCCAGCGTCGTCAGTTTATCGCTCATCGAACGGGTCATATCAGTGCTCCCCCATCGCGTTCAGGAATCGGGTCATGCGTTTCAGCGCCAGCAGCA
Coding sequences within it:
- a CDS encoding NAD(P)/FAD-dependent oxidoreductase, which produces MSVEKMNTVIVGAGQAGIAMSEHLALMGVPHVVLERSRIAERWRSERWDSLVANGPAWHDRFPSLKFDNISQEAFPPKERMAQYFEDYARMLDAPVRTGVDVHQVTRLAGRSGFRVVTSAGEFEADNVVAATGPFQKPSFPQIVPPTAGVQQIHSSVYKNPQQLPAGGVLVVGAGASGTQIAEELRQSGRDVYLSVGEHYRPPRAYRNRDYCWWLGALGLWDEVKIKPKKEHVAFAVSGYEGGKTVDFRRLAHMGITLVGITKNWDNGVLSFAGGLAENIAAGDKAYFDVLRDADAYIERNGLDLPPEPQAWELLPDPECLINPLMQLDIAAAGITTIIWATGFKFDFSWLQVDAFDENGLPFHKRGISAERGIYFLGLPNLVNRASSFIYGVWHDAKYIADHIVLQNAYTDYVKS
- a CDS encoding ABC transporter permease is translated as MTRSMSDKLTTLAGRLLVAAILIFVMLPTIVVFISSFSSTSVLFFPPKGWSLRWFERAVSYDDFRHGFFSGLIVTAWASSLAVIIGATLAIAIERYSFPCKQVLEGILLSPLFIPHFTIGLGLLMLVSQLNLGRGYPLVIFCHIVLVLPFVLRSVYVSLKNLEQRIELAAASLGASPLRVVWTITVPLILPGLFGGWLFAAILSFNEFTASLFITTQATQTLPVAMYNYVREFADPTLAALSVIYIAVTATMLVIANKFLGLGKVLNVEVRH
- a CDS encoding alpha-hydroxy acid oxidase, translated to MTITCIEELRQLARKRVPKMFYDYVDAGSWTEYSYRANEADLRRLEFRQRVAVDIAGRSTASVMAGQKVAMPVAIAPTGLTGMIHPDGEILAARAAKRFGIPFTLSTMSICSLETVAQATDYHPFWFQLYVMRDRQFVASLIDRAKAANCTALVVTMDLQVFGQRHKDIKNGLSTPPKMTLRNLLNIAGKPRWCRKMLATRHRNFGNIIGHARGIDNIDAMVEWTAQQFDPGLSWQDIEWIKRRWGGTLIVKGIMDVEDARLAVAAGADALIVSNHGGRQLDGVSSSIALLPEIAAAVGRQIEVHFDGGIRSGQDVLKAVALGAKGTYIGRSMLYGLGALGEEGVTLALNIIRNEFDLSMAFCGKTRVASIDAGILRSRPTMFNDGI
- a CDS encoding EAL domain-containing protein — encoded protein: MSYPVPDNEEARLDALATYQQLDTLPEENFDRLAGLAARLFNVPIVLVSLVASDRQFFKAQIGFCATETSREISFCAHTIMQDEILVILDAVKDPRFATNPLVLESPFIRFYAGKPLVTPAGEKIGTVCLIDSQPHETFSQSDRQNLTDITALVMERMEMRRLESLRSASQTRFKKIAETSPDAIICSNAEGNITFWNRSAERLFGYTAEEVLNRSSRVIVPESWLRIYEDEIERLRHGQELALADKTIELSALRKDGTEFPAEFSLSTWHEGHLTNVGAIVRDITERQENEARLFKMASLDALTDLPNRAAWRQCVVNFMQEARPGAMLLLDLDGFKEVNDTQGHLAGDAVLKDVGLRLRGYFDEAVIIARLGGDEFVVLLNDNDLRLVRSTAVQLIATLSEPYEFAGQHIEIGVSVGIALTPQHAARPEELLSAADLALYRAKAAGKGRYALFEPAFRDVAVNRRRFKSELKQAFENHEFELFYQPQFNTATGALMGAEALLRWNHPQRGLLTPPSFIETLNNKPSAPAIGEWILRTACAQAAEWRAVVPHFRMGVNLFEAQFRSSKLVDVVGDALAQLALPPEAIELEITENILLRHDAATLKLLQALRQSGVGLAFDDYGTGYASLSFLKRFPMTRLKIDRSFIRDVHTDPGSEAVVRAILYLGRSFGMDVIAEGVETAAQLQFLKSHHCPEVQGYLLGRPLPAAAFRETFLQQ
- a CDS encoding thiamine pyrophosphate-requiring protein — encoded protein: MAKMTSDFFIERLKAWGVTRIYGYPGDGINGVLGALQRANKAGDGIEFIQVRHEEMAAFMAAGHAKFTGELGVCLSTGGPGATHLLTGLYDAKMDHVPVLAISGQAEATARGASYQQELNLDRVFADVANFVQEVASPSQVRHLVDRGVRIAVAQNGVTVLILPKDIQEEPWQDLPHVHGFTHSGPGYQRPKVVPYQQDLQRAADILNAGKKVAILVGAGARGAALEVVQLANVLGAGVAKALLGKDVLADDAPFITGSIGLLGTKPSYDMMMNCDTLLMIGTGFPWTEFLPKEGQARAVQVDIDPAMLGLRYPVEVNLHGDSAETLRELLPLLQHKDDRSWQEEIARGVKEWWQTLEERAMASARPVNPQRVVWEMSPLLPDDAIVTSDSGSCANWFARDYKVKQGQRASLSGGLACMGAAVPYAIAAKFAYPAKTVVALVGDGAMQMNNMAELITIQKYWQGWSDPRLIVCVFNNQDLNQVTWEQRVMEGNPRFEATQDIPDVGYARFAESLGLKGIFVDDPERLQSAWQEALAADRPVVLEVKTDPEVAPLPPHITLKQAKAFMASMAKGDRSAGKVLADTASQLINEILPGKKS